A genomic region of Actinomycetota bacterium contains the following coding sequences:
- a CDS encoding lysylphosphatidylglycerol synthase transmembrane domain-containing protein has translation MIRTRARLVTPVRRLVQLLLVAFVVIYFVLPQIAGARRALNLLAGVNLWLIVLGVVLEAASILSYANLTRAMIHGTPPPYLTILRINLSTLAVSHVVPGGAAVGGALGFRLLTRFGLSGTDAAFAMAAQGIGSAVVLNLLLWVGLLVSILSGQYNPLYATAALIGVLLLGGFSAVVVLLMRGERGAAGVMRAVTRRIPLLDEESVYRLVLRLASRLQTLVADRQRLVRGLLWDLGFWLCSAASLWVFLLAFGYRAGIDGLIVAFGLAYVLAAIPITPAGLGVVEATMIALLTFFGADRGIATLGVVSYRLINFWLPIPLGALAYLSLQVEQETPEGRRRIDERRKATELRRLAERSLRESEEYRVRLGRREPPARS, from the coding sequence ATGATCCGGACCCGAGCGCGGTTGGTCACGCCGGTCAGGCGCCTCGTCCAGCTCCTGCTGGTCGCCTTCGTGGTGATCTATTTCGTGCTCCCCCAGATCGCCGGGGCACGCCGGGCCCTGAACCTGCTGGCCGGGGTCAACCTGTGGCTGATCGTCCTCGGGGTCGTCCTGGAGGCGGCCTCGATCCTCAGCTACGCCAACCTGACCCGGGCGATGATCCACGGCACCCCGCCCCCCTACCTGACGATCCTCCGGATCAACCTGTCGACCCTGGCCGTCAGCCACGTCGTCCCGGGCGGCGCGGCCGTCGGCGGGGCGCTCGGGTTCCGGCTGCTGACCCGCTTCGGGCTGTCCGGCACCGACGCCGCCTTCGCCATGGCCGCCCAGGGCATCGGCTCCGCGGTGGTGCTCAACCTCCTGCTCTGGGTGGGCCTGCTGGTGTCGATCCTGAGCGGGCAGTACAACCCCCTGTACGCCACCGCCGCCCTGATCGGGGTGCTGCTGCTGGGCGGCTTCTCGGCGGTGGTGGTGCTGCTGATGCGGGGCGAGCGGGGCGCCGCCGGGGTGATGCGGGCGGTGACCCGGCGGATCCCGCTCCTGGACGAGGAGAGCGTCTACCGCCTGGTCCTCCGGCTGGCGTCGCGGCTCCAGACGCTGGTCGCCGACCGCCAGCGGCTGGTCCGGGGCCTGCTCTGGGACCTCGGGTTCTGGCTCTGCTCGGCCGCCTCGCTGTGGGTGTTCCTGCTCGCGTTCGGGTACCGGGCGGGGATCGACGGGCTGATCGTGGCCTTCGGGCTGGCCTACGTGCTGGCCGCCATCCCCATCACCCCGGCCGGCCTCGGCGTGGTCGAGGCGACCATGATCGCCCTGCTCACCTTCTTCGGTGCCGACCGGGGCATCGCCACCCTCGGGGTCGTCTCCTACCGCCTGATCAACTTCTGGCTGCCCATCCCCCTCGGCGCCCTGGCCTACCTGTCGCTCCAGGTCGAGCAGGAGACTCCCGAGGGCCGCCGGAGGATCGACGAGCGCCGCAAGGCGACCGAGCTCCGCCGCCTGGCCGAGCGCTCCCTGCGCGAGTCCGAGGAGTACCGCGTCCGCCTCGGCCGCCGCGAGCCCCCGGCGAGGAGCTAG